In Promicromonospora sp. Populi, one genomic interval encodes:
- a CDS encoding DUF3040 domain-containing protein, whose product MPLSEYEQRVLEQMERALTSDDPRLANTLQSTGRGNALRYVLSGAGVVVGLLLLVVGAATSRTWLGAIGFVLMFAGVVFAFLGPRKKQQDGPVGVVAEDGTVQPPPGGARKPRKRRSGGRSGGFLARLEERWENRRNQGGR is encoded by the coding sequence ATGCCTCTGTCCGAGTACGAGCAGCGGGTGCTGGAGCAGATGGAGCGCGCTCTGACTTCAGACGACCCGCGGCTTGCCAACACGCTTCAGTCCACAGGTCGGGGTAATGCGCTTCGTTATGTGCTGTCCGGGGCCGGCGTCGTCGTCGGTCTGCTTCTTCTAGTTGTGGGTGCGGCGACGTCTCGGACCTGGCTCGGTGCGATCGGCTTTGTGCTGATGTTCGCGGGTGTGGTCTTCGCGTTCCTCGGACCGCGCAAGAAGCAGCAGGACGGCCCGGTCGGCGTCGTCGCCGAGGACGGCACGGTCCAGCCGCCGCCAGGGGGAGCGCGCAAGCCCCGGAAGCGGCGGAGCGGTGGCCGTTCCGGCGGTTTCCTCGCGCGTCTTGAGGAGCGCTGGGAGAACCGGCGCAATCAGGGCGGTCGCTAG
- a CDS encoding transglutaminase domain-containing protein translates to MIPAHRGPLVRTVASGVLVAIAVIASMHALALVIDPGAWLTAGTTGVVLVSATSCAVRYFLLRAAVDRAATRRAAGQGVSADRAADRASGSASFVATAAGVLVAFWYVLARYGGPGQRFEPFVGPDSVDQVLERFRQATETMSTQVAPVGPDEAISMVAVGGTLLVLLVVDSLAGARMPGFAGVPLLLLWTPPLTLVGEVQWPVFVISVTAMLLLLTVDPVGVTPGRHSESDSAAVRRAQRFRSGITALTSIAVAAGSLGVATGMAALPALAGSWSQLISTPSDTVELSSDLDMREPLSARSTSTVLTYRMAEGETSGPLRVMTLTAFDGVQTHRAVPDGGLAEFDSSTILAPPGEGALGQPRAMDIEIGQLTGDELPLPLEPRSVDIIGDDWAYDALRDEVRGSGTREGAQYRVEVVDRELTPELLRSVPTSGDPRSAGYTEVPDTEHRDEIAQYARDIAGDAPTRFDAAVALQNHLRSGQGFEYNPDADYRGSSDTVWDFLQNQEGYCTQYALSMMVMARSLDIPARIGIGWLPGRPDGNGSYRVTGQDSHAWPEIYFPSVGWVRFEPTPQVQTGPLPSYANPGVGNAPTASPTPTRANEVPTQQASQRPDANPSATAGSNRNEVSDQTLPGWAWVVAVIVGLGVLGGAAWLLLRRRTEVEVLDPERAWSRVLALLAEQDVRLGPSVTLRRAPAFIADQVRSRTGTPLPDDVAERLTALADAAEEERYARHSTPPTAADLAELTETVTTQLTAVLTRKP, encoded by the coding sequence GTGATCCCCGCCCACCGCGGACCGCTCGTCCGCACGGTCGCCTCCGGCGTGCTGGTCGCCATCGCCGTCATCGCGTCCATGCACGCGCTCGCCCTCGTCATCGACCCCGGCGCGTGGCTCACCGCCGGCACTACCGGCGTCGTCCTCGTGTCTGCCACCAGCTGTGCTGTGCGGTACTTCCTGCTGCGCGCAGCCGTGGACCGCGCCGCTACCCGCCGGGCGGCGGGCCAGGGTGTGAGCGCCGACCGGGCCGCCGACCGGGCGTCGGGCAGCGCCTCGTTCGTGGCGACGGCGGCCGGCGTCCTGGTCGCCTTCTGGTACGTCCTGGCCCGCTACGGCGGCCCCGGGCAGCGCTTCGAGCCGTTCGTGGGGCCGGACTCCGTGGACCAGGTCCTCGAACGGTTTCGGCAGGCCACCGAGACCATGAGCACGCAGGTCGCCCCGGTCGGCCCCGACGAGGCCATCAGCATGGTGGCCGTGGGCGGCACCCTGCTGGTGCTGCTGGTCGTGGACTCCCTCGCCGGCGCCCGGATGCCCGGCTTCGCCGGGGTACCCCTGCTGCTGCTCTGGACACCACCGCTGACGCTGGTGGGCGAGGTGCAGTGGCCGGTGTTCGTCATCAGTGTCACCGCGATGCTCCTGCTGCTCACCGTCGACCCGGTCGGGGTGACTCCCGGCCGGCACAGCGAGTCCGACTCCGCGGCCGTGCGCCGTGCGCAGCGGTTCCGCTCCGGGATCACCGCGCTCACGTCGATCGCGGTAGCGGCCGGCTCCCTCGGCGTCGCGACCGGCATGGCCGCCCTGCCCGCGCTGGCCGGGTCGTGGAGCCAGCTCATCTCCACGCCGTCCGACACGGTCGAGCTGTCCTCCGACCTCGACATGCGCGAGCCCCTGAGCGCTCGCTCCACCAGCACCGTCCTGACCTACCGGATGGCCGAAGGCGAGACGAGCGGTCCGCTGCGGGTCATGACGCTGACGGCCTTCGACGGCGTGCAGACCCACCGGGCCGTGCCGGACGGCGGCCTTGCGGAGTTCGACTCGTCCACCATCCTGGCGCCCCCGGGCGAGGGCGCCCTCGGGCAGCCGCGCGCGATGGACATCGAGATCGGCCAGCTCACCGGCGACGAGCTGCCGCTGCCGCTCGAACCGCGCTCGGTCGACATCATCGGCGACGACTGGGCCTACGACGCCCTCCGGGACGAGGTGCGCGGCTCCGGCACCAGGGAGGGGGCTCAGTACCGCGTCGAGGTCGTCGACCGCGAGCTCACCCCCGAGCTGCTGCGCTCCGTCCCGACCTCCGGCGACCCCCGGTCGGCCGGCTACACCGAGGTGCCCGACACCGAGCACCGCGACGAGATCGCCCAGTACGCCCGTGACATCGCCGGGGACGCGCCCACCCGGTTCGACGCGGCCGTCGCCCTGCAGAACCACCTGCGGTCCGGTCAGGGGTTCGAGTACAACCCGGACGCCGACTACCGCGGCTCGTCCGACACCGTCTGGGACTTCCTGCAGAACCAGGAGGGCTACTGCACCCAGTACGCCCTCTCGATGATGGTCATGGCGCGAAGCCTCGACATCCCGGCCCGCATCGGGATCGGCTGGCTGCCCGGCCGGCCCGACGGCAACGGCTCCTACCGGGTCACCGGGCAGGACTCGCACGCCTGGCCCGAGATCTACTTCCCGTCCGTCGGGTGGGTCCGGTTCGAGCCGACGCCCCAGGTGCAGACTGGACCGCTCCCCTCGTACGCGAACCCGGGCGTGGGCAACGCCCCGACTGCCTCGCCCACCCCGACGCGGGCGAACGAGGTGCCTACGCAGCAGGCGAGCCAGCGGCCTGACGCCAACCCGTCGGCCACGGCGGGCTCGAACCGCAACGAGGTCTCGGACCAGACCCTGCCCGGCTGGGCGTGGGTCGTAGCGGTGATCGTGGGCCTCGGCGTCCTTGGCGGGGCCGCGTGGCTGCTGCTGCGCCGGCGCACCGAGGTCGAGGTGCTCGATCCGGAGCGGGCCTGGTCCCGGGTCCTGGCGCTGCTCGCCGAGCAGGACGTACGCCTGGGCCCGTCGGTCACCCTGCGCCGCGCTCCGGCCTTCATCGCCGACCAGGTGCGCTCCCGCACGGGCACTCCCCTGCCCGACGACGTCGCGGAGCGCCTGACCGCCCTGGCCGACGCCGCCGAGGAGGAGCGTTACGCCCGCCACTCGACGCCGCCAACGGCCGCCGACCTGGCGGAGCTCACCGAGACGGTGACCACGCAGCTGACCGCGGTGCTCACCCGCAAACCCTGA
- a CDS encoding DUF58 domain-containing protein, which yields MSWRDTLTRISRVRLTPRGIGAACLGGAMFSLGLVLSLPDLVGLGAAALLAVAVAWVGIGIQRLESGRGALHVTRAVTPNPVVRDRTAEVSLLVAAHQATGAAYERLSRLRLSEQAAHELAGHQGIRARVSARADRITVHYSLTPTRRGRWSLGPLLTTRTDVFGLVRATQPLGRATHVPVWPRTVELAVRTRSVGDVDHSATGARLQSTDDSVLREYVAGDDPRRVHWASAARRGQLMVRADESAGVRPVTVLLDRSLLPHWQEAGSPRRPAAVDDGEWAVELTASIATSFLDAGHPTRLLTTTVAPSLEGVRFASTRASRSALLDACVDIRGHRGAAEGHHATSTTARALRLDRTSGEIVIAVLGPHDPAARHDLAALGAEGTCWALLVAPRGAGFQHELDQTAAELRASGWHVATSEARTDPERAWALLAEPVL from the coding sequence CGACCTCGTCGGGCTGGGCGCAGCGGCGCTGCTGGCCGTGGCGGTCGCCTGGGTCGGCATCGGGATCCAGCGGCTCGAGTCCGGACGCGGGGCGCTGCATGTAACACGTGCAGTGACCCCGAACCCCGTGGTGCGCGACCGGACGGCGGAGGTCAGCCTCCTGGTCGCCGCGCACCAGGCGACCGGTGCCGCGTACGAACGGCTGTCCCGGCTGCGCCTGTCCGAGCAGGCGGCGCACGAGCTCGCAGGCCACCAGGGCATCCGGGCCCGGGTCTCGGCGCGGGCAGACCGGATCACCGTGCACTACTCGCTGACCCCGACCCGCCGCGGCCGCTGGTCGCTCGGCCCGCTGCTGACCACCCGCACCGACGTGTTCGGCCTGGTCCGGGCCACCCAGCCGCTAGGCCGCGCGACGCACGTGCCGGTGTGGCCGCGCACCGTCGAGCTCGCCGTGCGCACACGGTCGGTGGGCGACGTCGACCACTCCGCCACCGGCGCGCGCCTCCAGTCCACCGACGACTCCGTGCTGCGCGAGTACGTCGCCGGGGACGACCCGCGCCGCGTCCACTGGGCGAGCGCCGCCCGCCGGGGCCAGCTCATGGTCCGGGCCGACGAGAGCGCAGGAGTACGCCCCGTGACCGTCCTGCTCGACCGCTCGCTGCTGCCGCACTGGCAGGAGGCCGGAAGCCCCCGCCGCCCGGCCGCCGTGGACGACGGCGAGTGGGCAGTCGAGCTCACGGCCTCGATCGCGACGTCGTTCCTCGACGCCGGCCACCCGACGCGCCTGCTGACCACCACCGTGGCCCCCAGCCTCGAGGGGGTGCGGTTCGCGTCGACGCGCGCCAGCCGGTCGGCCCTGCTCGACGCCTGCGTGGACATCCGCGGCCACCGCGGCGCCGCCGAGGGGCATCACGCGACGAGCACCACCGCGCGTGCGCTCCGGCTCGACCGGACGTCGGGCGAGATTGTGATCGCCGTGCTCGGGCCCCACGATCCCGCCGCGCGGCACGACCTCGCGGCGCTCGGCGCGGAGGGAACCTGCTGGGCGCTCCTCGTGGCACCTCGGGGCGCCGGGTTCCAGCACGAGCTCGACCAGACTGCCGCCGAGCTGCGCGCGTCCGGCTGGCACGTCGCCACCTCGGAGGCCCGCACCGACCCGGAGCGTGCCTGGGCCCTGCTCGCGGAGCCGGTGCTGTGA